A portion of the Tiliqua scincoides isolate rTilSci1 chromosome 3, rTilSci1.hap2, whole genome shotgun sequence genome contains these proteins:
- the LOC136644439 gene encoding ankyrin repeat domain-containing protein 50-like — MEPAGSLLQGKPFYCREWALGRLALSLEGGGGVLVTGGPGSGKTALCTEALWPTSEPGRRAGLGEGALAWHFCQPHDATTCSPCSFLLRLVGQVERCPLLPGYRERLSQADAQLALEAAVCRRDPDEAFRRAVLLPLLDLPPPPRPLLLVVDALDAGRSEQEEDRGAPPPGPSQTIAQLLGSHLQLLPPWLLLVCTARSHSKQVLHLFPGFRRLCLDDLRWEPVVCDVQQYILARLNREEALRRHLTRDTAEALSQLHIKSNGCLLYLERVLDGVAGELVTLREIRHIPGTLYGLYLWLCQRLFPSREFASVRPLLEALLAAPRSLRPEELYAAVWTRQPVSRREFEGWLSALAVLLHQGPGGVCILFHASFAEWLCDVKHCTQKYLCRPARGHSLLAMSASCQAPELSPGQVRELAHHLLQAELGMEPWQLALWLVWCGAPVERCLEPDEMLLPLEPAVLELLVLAGACLGDQGPGPSLQQALEREDSVRLLLENGASVNQRDANGRTLLASAAHSGNHEVAGLLLVRGAQAETPDRHGQTPMTLAARQGHTKVLLCLLSHGASVDRPDREGWTALRAAAWGGHREAVGVLLRAGADVDCADAEGRTALRAAAWGGHEDIVATLLQHGASINRADTEGRTALIAAAYMGHHEIVALLLKHGAQVDHADLDGRTALSVAALCVPASRGYSRVVELLLEHGASPRHTDRDGMTPLLVAAYEGHADVVELLLEAGASVDEADATGCTPLLAASSMGHRAVVDTLLLWGSAVDVLDSEGRTALGVAAGQGSEAVVRALLERGLDENHRDGLGWTPLHLAAWQGHARTCAALLDTGARVGETNQDGQVPMMLAAQEGHTDVVRFLLEHASPIDWQGHDGLSALALAMLGGHCATAELLLRKGADVNFFDSEGRPMLYLLVLEGRMDMVELLLENGASLEGQDAQGRTALHVACWQGKVEATQLLLSYGADVDALDRECRSALHLAAWQGHARTARLLLDSGAQPDHACTQGATALGIAAQEGHTEVVRVLLEHGANPNVLDRAGRTPMRLATKQGHQAVLRLLEHYGASPVPTSPQLGSSGSSAGSPAPLSKQGSSPPASLDSVGERSRSQVSHSSSGATFHSFATAQTAPVDSLSFTQQIQQHSLPRRRRQALLALPHTTTEDKHSGGLGAPLICIDTLDPHLHLKAAIKLQFEGATCGYEYKQETPL; from the exons ATGGAGCCAGCGGGAAGCCTGCTGCAGGGCAAGCCCTTCTACTGCCGGGAGTGGGCACTGGGCCGGCTGGCGCTCAGCTTGGAAGGGGGCGGTGGGGTGCTGGTGACCGGGGGTCCCGGCAGCGGCAAGACCGCGCTGTGCACCGAGGCTCTGTGGCCCACCTCAGAGCCGGGCCGCCGGGCGGGCCTGGGCGAAGGTGCTCTCGCCTGGCACTTCTGCCAGCCCCACGATGCTACCACCTGCTCCCCGTGCAGCTTCCTCCTCAGACTAGTGGGGCAGGTCGAGCGctgccccctgctgcctggcTATCGGGAGCGCCTCAGCCAGGCAGATGCCCAGCTGGCCCTGGAGGCTGCAGTGTGCCGGAGGGACCCGGATGAAGCCTTCCGCAG AGCTGTGCTGCTCCCACTGCTGGACCTGCCACCGCCCCCCAGGCCGCTGCTGCTCGTAGTGGATGCGCTGGACGCAGGCAGGAGCGAACAGGAGGAGGACCGAGGAGCTCCACCCCCCGGGCCCAGCCAGACCATTGCCCAGCTCCTGGGGAGCCACCTCCAGCTGCTGCCCCCCTGGCtcctgctggtgtgcactgcccGCTCCCACAGCAAGCAGGTGCTCCACCTCTTCCCAG GGTTTCGGCGGCTGTGTCTGGATGACTTGCGCTGGGAGCCGGTGGTCTGCGATGTGCAGCAGTACATCCTGGCCCGGCTGAATCGGGAGGAGGCCCTCCGGCGGCACCTAACGCGGGACACGGCCGAGGCCCTGAGCCAGCTGCACATCAAGAGCAACGGGTGTCTGCTGTACCTGGAGCGGGTGCTGGATGGCGTGGCTGGGGAGCTGGTCACCCTGCGTGAGATTCGCCATATTCCTGGGACTCTCTACGGACTCTACCTCTGGCTCTGCCAGCGCCTCTTCCCCAGCCGTGAGTTTGCCAGTGTCCGCCCCTTGCTGGAGGCCCTGCTGGCCGCCCCCCGCTCGCTGAGGCCTGAGGAGCTCTACGCCGCTGTCTGGACTCGCCAGCCGGTGTCCCGAAGGGAGTTTGAGGGCTGGCTCTCGGCCCTGGCGGTGCTGCTGCACCAGGGGCCCGGTGGCGTCTGCATCCTCTTCCATGCCAGCTTTGCGGAGTGGCTGTGCGACGTGAAGCACTGCACACAGAAGTACCTCTGCCGCCCAGCCCGGGGGCATTCCTTGCTCGCCATGAGTGCCTCCTGCCAGGCTCCAGAGTTGAGCCCAGGCCAGGTGCGTGAACTGGCCCACCACCTGCTCCAGGCTGAGCTGGGAATGGAGCCCTGGCAGCTGGCGCTGTGGCTGGTGTGGTGCGGGGCCCCTGTGGAGCGCTGCTTGGAGCCGGATGAGATGCTGCTGCCTCTGGAACCGGCGGTGCTGGAGCTCTTGGTCCTGGCTGGGGCCTGCCTGGGGGACCAGGGACCGGGGCCCTCCCTGCAGCAGGCTCTGGAGCGCGAAGACTCGGTCCGCCTCCTGCTGGAAAATGGTGCCAGCGTCAACCAGCGTGATGCCAACGGGAGAACCTTGCTGGCCAGTGCCGCCCATAGCGGCAATCACGAGGTGGCTGGGCTGCTCCTGGTCCGTGGGGCGCAAGCAGAGACCCCCGATCGGCACGGACAGACCCCCATGACCCTTGCAGCACGGCAAGGGCACACCAAAGTCTTGCTCTGCCTGCTTTCCCATGGGGCTAGCGTGGACCGTCCGGATCGCGAAGGCTGGACAGCACTGCGGGCAGCGGCCTGGGGCGGCCACCGCGAAGCTGTTGGGGTCCTCCTGCGAGCGGGTGCCGACGTGGACTGTGCCGATGCTGAAGGGAGAACTGCGCTCAGGGCAGCTGCCTGGGGAGGTCACGAAGATATTGTGGCCACGCTGTTGCAGCACGGGGCAAGCATCAACCGGGCTGACACAGAGGGGCGCACGGCACTCATTGCCGCCGCCTATATGGGACATCACGAGATTGTGGCGCTGCTTCTGAAGCATGGCGCTCAGGTGGACCATGCCGACCTAGATGGGCGCACAGCGCTCTCCGTGGCAGCCCTGTGTGTCCCAGCCAGCCGTGGCTACTCCAGGGTGGTGGAACTCCTCTTGGAGCACGGGGCCTCTCCGAGACACACGGACCGGGACGGCATGACCccgctgctggtggctgcctacGAAGGCCATGCGGACGTGGTGGAACTGCTGCTGGAAGCTGGGGCCAGCGTGGATGAGGCTGATGCCACCGGCTGCACCCCGCTTCTGGCAGCTTCCTCCATGGGCCACAGAGCTGTAGTGGACACTCTGCTCCTGTGGGGGTCGGCTGTGGACGTGCTAGACAGTGAGGGGCGGACGGCCTTGGGGGTTGCAGCTGGGCAGGGCAGTGAGGCTGTGGTCAGAGCTCTGCTGGAGCGAGGCCTGGACGAGAACCACCGGGACGGGCTGGGCTGGACCCCACTCCACCTGGCTGCCTGGCAGGGCCATGCCAGGAcctgtgcagccctgctggatacagGGGCCCGTGTGGGGGAAACCAACCAAGATGGGCAGGTCCCCATGATGCTGGCTGCCCAGGAGGGGCACACGGATGTTGTGCGTTTCCTGCTAGAGCACGCCTCCCCCATCGACTGGCAGGGCCACGATGGCCTTTCGGCCCTGGCCTTGGCCATGCTGGGTGGGCACTGTGCCACAGCTGAGCTGCTCCTTCGCAAGGGGGCCGACGTGAACTTCTTTGACAGTGAGGGTCGCCCCATGCTGTACCTGTTGGTGCTGGAGGGCCGCATGGACATGGTGGAGTTGCTGCTGGAGAACGGGGCCAGCTTGGAGGGGCAGGACGCTCAGGGCCGCACTGCGCTGCATGTCGCCTGCTGGCAGGGCAAGGTGGAGGCCACGCAGCTGCTCCTGAGCTACGGGGCGGATGTGGATGCACTTGACAGGGAGTGCCGATCAGCTCTGCACCTGGCTGCCTGGCAGGGCCACGCCAGGACTGCCCGCCTCTTGTTGGACAGTGGGGCCCAGCCAGACCATGCTTGCACCCAGGGGGCCACAGCGCTGGGCATTGCAGCACAGGAGGGTCACACAGAAGTGGTGAGAGTTCTTCTCGAGCATGGAGCGAACCCCAACGTCCTTGACAGGGCTGGGCGCACCCCCATGCGCTTGGCTACCAAGCAGGGCCACCAGGCTGTGCTGCGGCTGCTGGAACACTATGGTGCCTCCCCCGTGCCCACCTCCCCGCAGTTAGGCTCTTCTGGCAGCTCTGCCGGCAGCCCTGCACCCCTCAGCAAGCAAGGCAGCTCCCCCCCTGCTTCCCTGGACTCCGTGGGGGAGCGTAGCAGGTCCCAGGTCTCCCACAGCTCTTCCGGGGCCACCTTCCACTCTTTCGCCACTGCCCAGACTGCCCCCGTTGACAGCCTCAGCTTCACTCAGCAGATCCAGCAGCATTCGCTGCCTCGCCGCCGCCGGCAGGCCCTCTTGGCACTCCCCCACACCACCACTGAGGACAAGCACAGCGGGGGGCTGGGGGCCCCCTTGATCTGCATTGACACTCTGGACCCCCATCTGCACTTGAAGGCAGCCATCAAGCTGCAGTTTGAGGGAGCCACCTGCGGCTATGAGTACAAGCAGGAGACGCCCCTCTGA
- the LOC136646038 gene encoding cystatin-B-like: MSVGGLSPTQPATAAVQAITDQVRSQLESRENQTFAILWAIEYRTQVVAGNNYFIKVQYGDGTHSYAHLRVFQALPVNGGQVELQGCQLRHTRTDPLTYF; the protein is encoded by the exons ATGAGTGTTGGAGGACTATCTCCCACCCAGCCAGCCACGGCTGCTGTGCAAGCCATTACCGATCAG GTGAGGAGCCAGCTGGAGTCCAGAGAGAACCAGACCTTCGCCATCCTCTGGGCGATTGAGTACAGAACACAGGTGGTCGCCGGCAACAACTACTTCATCAAG GTCCAGTACGGCGATGGCACACACAGCTACGCCCACCTGCGCGTCTTCCAAGCCCTGCCGGTCAACGGGGGGCAGGTGGAGCTGCAGGGCTGCCAGCTGCGCCACACCAGGACAGACCCCCTCACCTACTTCTAG
- the LOC136643874 gene encoding LOW QUALITY PROTEIN: olfactory receptor 52W1-like (The sequence of the model RefSeq protein was modified relative to this genomic sequence to represent the inferred CDS: inserted 2 bases in 1 codon) yields MALLQLVAEMCNASQIPPSSFQLVGIPELEAAQIWLSLPLCCMYVLALVGNVTVVLVVETDRSLHQPMFFLAVLAITDLGLSTSIVPTMLSVFWLGASEIGFGACLAQMFFIHAFTAMESGVLLAMAFDRYVAICSPLRYTVVLTTRLIAKATLALVLRAVLIVAPFPLLVKRFRHFCTNIAPHCYCEHMALVKLVCGDTSANNLYGLILSLTVSGLDILGISSSCALILQAVLRLPSREAQHKAFGTCGAHISIILIFYIPGLFMYLTHRFGQCPPPXVHIILSILYLLVPPMCNPLIYGAKTRQIRTRVRRLFLLATADL; encoded by the exons ATGGCCCTCCTGCAGCTTGTCGCAGAGATGTGCAATGCCAGTCAaatccctccttcctccttccagctggttgGGATCCCAGAGCTGGAGGCTGCCCAGATCtggctctccctccccctctgctgCATGTACGTCCTGGCCTTGGTGGGGAACGTCACTGTCGTTCTGGTGGTGGAGACTGACCGGAGCCTGCACCAGCCCATGTTCTTCCTTGCCGTCCTGGCCATCACTGACCTGGGTCTCTCCACCTCCATCGTGCCCACGATGCTCAGCGTCTTCTGGCTTGGTGCCAGCGAGATTGGCTTTGGCGCCTGCCTGGCCCAGATGTTCTTCATCCACGCCTTCACGGCCATGGAGTCGGGGGTGCTGCTGGCCATGGCCTTTGACCGCTACGTGGCCATCTGCTCCCCGCTGAGGTACACAGTGGTGCTGACCACCCGCCTCATCGCAAAAGCAACCCTGGCACTGGTGCTGCGGGCGGTGCTGATCGTggcccccttcccactgctggtgAAACGCTTCCGCCACTTCTGCACCAACATTGCCCCCCACTGCTACTGCGAGCACATGGCACTCGTGAAGCTAGTCTGCGGGGACACCAGTGCCAACAACCTCTATGGCCTGATCCTCTCCCTCACAGTGTCAGGCTTGGACATCCTGGGCATCTCCTCTTCCTGCGCACTGATCCTCCAGGCAGTGCTGAGGCTGCCATCCAGGGAGGCCCAGCACAAGGCCTTTGGCACCTGTGGGGCGCACATCAGCATCATCCTCATCTTCTACATCCCGGGGCTCTTCATGTACTTGACTCACCGCTTTGGCCAGTGTCCCCCGCC TGTCCACATCATCCTGTCCATCCTGTACCTCCTGGTGCCCCCCATGTGCAACCCCCTCATCTACGGGGCCAAGACCAGACAGATCCGGACCAGGGTACGGAGGCTGTTCTTGCTAGCAACGGCAGACCTTTGA
- the LOC136644572 gene encoding olfactory receptor 52R1-like, giving the protein MSPLNSSSLPPAGFLLLGVPGLEAAQQWLAVPFCCMYVLAVLGNASLVGVIATESSLHEPMYLFLATLALTDLVLSTATLPQMLAVFWMGPRAIAFWACLAQMFFIHAFSSVESGVLVAMALDRYVAICLPLRHAAILKPSTVAKLVLLILLRGLVLVAPFALLLRGLSFCGHRVIPHSYCEHMAVVKLACADTTVNKMYGLAVALFVVGLDILSIALSYTMILRAVFSLPSSQERLKALSTCASHCCVILMFYIPGLFSFLTHRFGHRIPHHMHVLLAILYLLVPPALNPIVYGVKTKQIRSRIVGVFCVRLA; this is encoded by the coding sequence ATGTCTCCTCTaaacagcagcagcctcccacccGCCGGATTCCTCTTGCTGGGTGTTCCGGGGCTCGAGGCTGCCCAGCAGTGGCTTGCAGTCCCCTTCTGCTGCATGTATGTCCTGGCAGTGCTGGGAAACGCCTCACTTGTTGGGGTGATTGCGACTGAGTCCAGCCTGCACGAGCCCATGTACCTCTTCCTGGCCACCCTGGCCCTCACGGACCTGGTCCTCTCCACCGCCACCCTGCCCCAGATGCTGGCTGTCTTCTGGATGGGCCCCAGGGCCATTGCCTTCTGGGCCTGCCTGGCCCAGATGTTCTTCATCCATGCCTTTTCCTCAGTGGAGTCTGGCGTCCTGGTGGCCATGGCACTCGACCGCTACGTggccatctgcctccccctcaGACATGCGGCCATTTTGAAGCCCTCCACTGTGGCCAAACTGGTCCTGCTGATCCTCCTCCGGGGCCTGGTCCTTGTTGCTCCCTTTGCACTCCTCCTCAGGGGCCTGTCTTTCTGTGGCCACAGAGTGATCCCCCACTCCTACTGTGAGCACATGGCAGTGGTCAAGCTGGCCTGTGCAGATACCACTGTCAACAAGATGTATGGCCTGGCCGTGGCCCTGTTTGTGGTGGGGCTGGACATTCTCTCCATTGCCCTGTCCTACACCATGATCCTCCGGGCCGTCTTTAGCCTCCCGTCCAGTCAAGAGAGGCTCAAGGCCCTGAGCACCTGCGCCTCCCATTGCTGCGTGATTCTCATGTTCTACATCCCTGGGCTCTTCTCCTTCCTCACACATCGCTTTGGCCACAGAATCCCCCACCACATGCACGTCCTGCTGGCCATCCTCTATCTCTTGGTGCCACCAGCGTTGAACCCCATCGTGTACGGAGTGAAAACGAAACAGATACGGAGTAGGATTGTGGGGGTCTTCTGTGTGAGGCTGGCTTGA